The Petropleomorpha daqingensis genome includes a window with the following:
- a CDS encoding fumarylacetoacetate hydrolase family protein has translation MHLLRIGAPGAEKPAARVDEDTYVDLSDVVGDFDESFFGSGGPDRIRPVVADRAAAGQVSRFAGERIGAPIARPHQILCIGLNYRDHAAETGQAVPAEPILFTKSPNTLIGPDDDVRIPRGSTKADWEVELGVVIGRRTSYLDSPEEARDAIAGFCVVNDVSERAFQMERAGQWVKGKSAETFNPAGPWLVTSDEIDDVLALDMWLDVNGVRRQTGNTRTMVFDPYVIVHYLSQFLVMEPGDLINTGTPPGVGMGFDPPVWLQPGDVVELGITGLGAQRQSVVGPR, from the coding sequence GTGCACCTCCTCCGCATCGGCGCGCCCGGCGCCGAGAAGCCTGCTGCGCGCGTCGACGAGGACACCTACGTCGACCTGTCCGACGTCGTCGGCGACTTCGACGAGTCGTTCTTCGGCAGCGGGGGACCGGACCGCATCCGGCCGGTGGTCGCCGACCGGGCGGCGGCCGGCCAGGTCTCCCGGTTCGCCGGCGAGCGGATCGGCGCCCCCATCGCCCGGCCGCACCAGATCCTGTGCATCGGGCTCAACTACCGCGACCACGCCGCGGAGACCGGCCAGGCCGTGCCGGCCGAGCCGATCCTGTTCACCAAGTCGCCCAACACCCTGATCGGCCCGGACGACGACGTGCGCATCCCGCGCGGCTCGACCAAGGCCGACTGGGAGGTCGAGCTCGGCGTCGTCATCGGCCGGCGGACCAGCTACCTCGACTCGCCCGAGGAGGCGCGGGACGCCATCGCGGGCTTCTGCGTGGTCAACGACGTCAGCGAGCGGGCCTTCCAGATGGAGCGCGCCGGCCAGTGGGTGAAGGGCAAGTCCGCCGAGACGTTCAACCCGGCCGGCCCGTGGCTGGTGACCTCCGACGAGATCGACGACGTCCTGGCCCTGGACATGTGGCTCGACGTCAACGGGGTGCGCCGGCAGACCGGCAACACCAGGACGATGGTGTTCGACCCCTACGTGATCGTGCACTACCTGAGCCAGTTCCTCGTGATGGAGCCCGGCGACCTGATCAACACCGGCACCCCGCCCGGCGTGGGGATGGGCTTCGACCCGCCGGTCTGGCTGCAGCCCGGCGACGTGGTGGAGCTGGGCATCACCGGGCTCG